The genome window TGGGCGTTGGAAAGCGGCATGTGTCAGGACTCCACGGATCGTGTGCGGAAAGGGCACACGGAAAGTTGATGTTTTCACATCGGTTTGTTACAAATACGACATTCCGGCCGGGCCTGCGCGCCCGGCACGACGAGCGACTCACGCGACGGGCACGCAGGATACAGGCATGGAAACAAAGAAGGGCGAACGGATCAAGACATTGATGAACGTGCTGCAAGGGCAGAACGCGATTCATCTGCGGGAAGTCGCCGAGCTGTTCGGCGTGTCCGAAATGACGATCCGCCGCGATCTCGCGGACAACCCGCACGGCCTCAGCCTGATCGGCGGCTACGTGACGCGCCATTTCGCCGCGCAGCGCAGCGACATCGGCGAATACCTGATCAGCGCCGAGAACAACCGGCAGACCGAGGAAAAGCGCCGCATCGGCAAGCTGGCCGCGCAGTTCGTGACGACCGGCGACACGATCTTCGTCGACTGCGGGTCGACCACGCCGTTCGTCGTCGATTTCATTCCGGACGACCTCGAATTCACGGCGGTCTGCAATTCGCTGAACGTGTTCGCGAAGCTGCAGCAAAAGCCGCATTGCAACGTGATCCTGTGCGGCGGCGCGTATCACCGCCAGAACATGGTGTTCGAATCGGTCGCCGAAACGGGCATCCTCGATTCGGTGCGCGTGTCGAAGGCGTTCATCTCGGCGGCCGGCGTGAGCGATCGCTGCGGCGTCACGTGCTTCAACTTCCACGAAGTCGATGCGAAGAAGAAGGTGATGGCGCGCGCGCAGAACCGCTTCCTGCTGGTCGATCACACGAAGTTCGACGAAGTGCGCGCGGCCTATTTCGCCGAACTGACCGATTTCAACTACGTGATCTCCGACGGGCAACTGAGCCGCCGCTACGAAACGGCGATCCGCGAGCACGGGATCGCGCTCGTGACCTGATGCGGCGCGGGCGTGCAGCGCGCCGAGCGTCGCGCTATTCATCGCGTCGAGCATCGCGCGCTTCCGCCGCGCTCAAGTAGCCGGTGACCACTTCGAAGCGGCGCGA of Burkholderia sp. NRF60-BP8 contains these proteins:
- the deoR gene encoding DNA-binding transcriptional repressor DeoR, encoding METKKGERIKTLMNVLQGQNAIHLREVAELFGVSEMTIRRDLADNPHGLSLIGGYVTRHFAAQRSDIGEYLISAENNRQTEEKRRIGKLAAQFVTTGDTIFVDCGSTTPFVVDFIPDDLEFTAVCNSLNVFAKLQQKPHCNVILCGGAYHRQNMVFESVAETGILDSVRVSKAFISAAGVSDRCGVTCFNFHEVDAKKKVMARAQNRFLLVDHTKFDEVRAAYFAELTDFNYVISDGQLSRRYETAIREHGIALVT